One genomic region from Methanobrevibacter woesei encodes:
- a CDS encoding glycosyltransferase domain-containing protein, translating to MTEENIDPYEIIKSRFESNVDSFVLSKLFNYTKKVDYDLVEDIKKNKIAIYTAFTGDYDYLKEPEFIDDNCDYICFTNNPNLESDTWKIIQMADSTLDDNRIAKQYRLFPHKYLSDYKYSFWLDGTFKIVGSIREYVYKYVNSPMLVVVHPERDCIYDEALGSIPFERYPNYTIEKQVNDYRKMGMPEHYGLIASGALFRQHNHPDVIKLMEDWWREIIKYTNQDQLSLPYLMWKHDFHPSVSPVYYWINDYWKKEGQYHHKYKITSYLTSCNLIKSLEGNIQDVNTLSKEEMNLLFNDIDALKFEVNELNIQRDYLDNKINDAKNSFSWKITEKLRSKK from the coding sequence ATGACTGAAGAAAACATTGATCCTTATGAGATTATTAAATCTAGATTTGAATCAAATGTAGATAGCTTTGTTTTAAGTAAACTGTTTAATTATACAAAAAAAGTAGATTATGACCTAGTTGAAGACATTAAGAAAAATAAAATAGCTATTTACACAGCTTTTACTGGTGACTATGATTATCTTAAAGAACCAGAATTCATTGATGATAATTGCGATTATATATGTTTTACTAACAATCCTAATTTAGAGTCTGATACATGGAAAATAATTCAAATGGCAGATTCTACTTTAGATGATAATAGAATAGCTAAACAATATAGATTATTTCCTCATAAATATCTTTCAGATTATAAATACAGTTTCTGGTTAGATGGAACTTTTAAGATTGTGGGCAGTATTAGGGAGTATGTCTATAAATACGTTAACTCACCCATGTTAGTTGTTGTTCATCCAGAAAGGGACTGTATTTATGATGAAGCCTTAGGATCCATACCTTTTGAAAGATATCCTAATTATACAATTGAAAAACAGGTTAATGATTATAGAAAAATGGGAATGCCTGAGCATTATGGCCTTATAGCTTCTGGGGCTTTGTTTAGACAGCACAATCATCCAGATGTTATTAAGCTTATGGAAGACTGGTGGAGAGAAATTATAAAATATACCAATCAGGACCAGTTAAGCCTTCCATATTTAATGTGGAAACATGATTTTCATCCATCTGTTTCTCCAGTATATTATTGGATTAATGATTACTGGAAAAAAGAAGGGCAGTATCATCATAAGTATAAAATCACTAGCTATTTGACCTCTTGCAATCTTATTAAATCTTTAGAGGGCAATATTCAGGATGTCAATACATTATCTAAGGAGGAAATGAATCTCTTATTTAATGATATTGATGCACTTAAGTTTGAAGTAAACGAACTTAATATTCAGAGGGATTATTTAGACAATAAAATCAACGATGCAAAGAATTCCTTTTCATGGAAAATAACTGAAAAATTAAGATCAAAGAAGTAG
- a CDS encoding glycosyltransferase domain-containing protein: MYEDIYEVFQEVAEDNINRELFNHSNESPEDTIEDIKNNKLLIYTAFTGDYDSLKEPEFIDENCDYVCFTDNPNLKSDTWKIIFMEESTLDNNRKAKQYKVLPHKYFPDYKYSFWLDGTFKIKGSIREYIYKNIKANSPMLNVIHTERDCIYEEYEASKIIPRYPRAVMEEQMENYKKEGFPKHYGLAVMGAIFRQHNNPEVINLMEAWWDEIIKYSNQDQLSFAYVAWKQDFHPSVSLLYYWDNEYWAKEGEYHHKVVLQTPITSDNLRSKIGVQVNNMSIGDTIDLSKEELLLLINDIKGMNGYRIDTAGRIAFLNKEYSAMMSSNSLKLTKPLRVAGDLSRRFKKNRYFQAVKYFKTDFSNQLSLYYRIKNLNLINEEKYLAIHPGAIDNPILHYMAYSSKNDPIDIKASYVNPLFDMVYYLSANDLDLDVDPIVHYVSHGFFNNFEFNREHKPFIKNLKLDIDTQYENYVNTLVSDELKSNNYISDSEVLKYYIEKNEPCNDDKIKVGVFLEDSFDNMNACPFIRLHVPFKKLSKKGKYQFFVYGRELLPKLDMNNVINCKIFDVMVIQRNNAYATELLKKAKMHGIKVVYEVDDDLVDLSPENPSYIYINENKENIVKLIENADKITVTTTELKNRFLDYGYDNVEIIRNYFVDELFPLNPFKNNETKFLKIGYFGTLTHDGDLELIHNVILRVKDYLLKENINVELEVVGGALNNAQDWYSVKKLPFYPMPMSNFMKWLNNNVNWDVGIAPLVNTEFNKCKSELKYIEFSALGIPVVASRIEGYEEAIEDGVDGYLATSENEWVSKLVTLLEDPVLRNGMVNNAHDNILKNYSLNSRVEQWDNLFERLIND, from the coding sequence ATGTATGAAGATATTTATGAGGTATTTCAAGAGGTTGCTGAGGATAATATAAATAGGGAGTTATTTAATCATTCAAATGAATCTCCAGAAGATACAATTGAGGATATAAAAAACAATAAATTACTTATTTATACTGCATTTACAGGAGACTATGATTCTTTAAAGGAACCTGAATTTATTGATGAAAATTGTGATTATGTTTGTTTTACTGATAATCCTAATTTAAAATCAGATACTTGGAAAATAATCTTCATGGAAGAGTCTACTTTAGACAATAATAGAAAAGCTAAACAATACAAAGTTTTACCTCATAAATATTTCCCAGATTATAAGTATAGCTTTTGGTTAGACGGTACTTTTAAAATAAAAGGTAGTATAAGAGAATACATATATAAAAATATCAAAGCTAACTCCCCAATGCTAAATGTTATTCATACAGAAAGAGATTGCATTTATGAAGAATATGAAGCATCTAAAATCATTCCAAGATATCCTAGGGCTGTTATGGAAGAACAAATGGAAAATTATAAAAAAGAAGGTTTTCCTAAACATTATGGGCTTGCCGTAATGGGAGCTATTTTTAGACAACATAATAATCCAGAGGTTATCAATCTTATGGAAGCTTGGTGGGATGAAATAATCAAATATTCTAATCAAGATCAACTTAGTTTTGCTTATGTTGCATGGAAACAGGATTTCCATCCCTCTGTTTCTCTGTTATACTATTGGGATAATGAATATTGGGCAAAAGAAGGAGAATATCATCATAAAGTAGTTTTACAAACTCCAATAACAAGTGATAACTTAAGATCTAAAATTGGCGTGCAAGTTAACAATATGAGCATTGGAGACACTATTGATTTATCAAAAGAGGAATTATTGTTATTGATAAATGATATTAAGGGAATGAATGGTTATAGGATAGATACTGCTGGAAGAATAGCTTTTTTAAATAAGGAATATTCAGCAATGATGTCTTCTAACTCTTTAAAGTTAACAAAACCATTAAGGGTAGCGGGCGATTTATCACGTAGGTTTAAGAAAAATAGATATTTTCAGGCAGTAAAATACTTTAAGACAGATTTTTCAAATCAATTATCTTTATATTACAGAATTAAAAATTTGAATCTTATAAATGAAGAAAAATATTTAGCTATTCATCCAGGGGCAATTGATAATCCCATATTGCATTATATGGCTTATTCATCAAAAAATGATCCTATTGATATTAAAGCATCTTATGTAAACCCTTTATTTGATATGGTTTATTATTTATCTGCAAATGATTTAGATTTAGATGTAGATCCAATAGTTCATTATGTATCTCATGGATTCTTTAATAATTTTGAATTTAATAGGGAACATAAACCTTTTATTAAAAATCTTAAATTAGATATTGATACTCAATATGAAAATTATGTGAATACTCTTGTTAGTGATGAACTTAAGTCAAATAACTATATTTCTGATAGTGAAGTTTTAAAATATTACATTGAAAAAAATGAGCCATGTAATGATGATAAAATTAAAGTTGGTGTATTTTTAGAGGATTCATTTGATAATATGAATGCTTGCCCCTTTATTAGATTACATGTTCCATTTAAGAAATTAAGTAAAAAGGGAAAGTATCAATTTTTCGTTTATGGACGAGAATTATTGCCTAAACTGGACATGAACAATGTAATTAACTGCAAGATTTTTGATGTTATGGTTATTCAAAGGAATAATGCATATGCCACTGAGTTATTAAAAAAAGCTAAAATGCATGGTATTAAAGTTGTTTATGAAGTTGATGATGATTTAGTTGATTTGTCACCTGAAAACCCATCTTATATCTATATTAATGAGAATAAGGAAAATATTGTAAAATTAATTGAAAATGCTGATAAAATAACAGTTACTACAACTGAATTGAAGAATCGTTTTTTAGATTATGGTTATGATAATGTTGAGATTATTAGAAATTACTTTGTTGACGAATTATTCCCTTTAAATCCTTTTAAAAACAATGAAACTAAATTTTTAAAAATAGGATACTTTGGAACTTTAACTCATGATGGTGATTTAGAATTAATCCATAATGTGATTTTAAGAGTTAAAGATTACTTATTAAAAGAGAATATTAATGTTGAGTTAGAAGTTGTTGGTGGGGCTTTAAACAATGCTCAGGATTGGTATTCAGTAAAAAAACTTCCATTTTATCCAATGCCAATGTCTAACTTTATGAAATGGCTGAATAATAATGTTAATTGGGATGTAGGTATTGCACCACTTGTTAACACCGAATTTAATAAATGTAAAAGCGAATTAAAGTATATAGAATTTTCTGCATTAGGAATTCCTGTTGTTGCAAGTAGAATTGAAGGATATGAAGAAGCTATTGAAGATGGTGTTGATGGTTATCTAGCCACTTCTGAAAATGAATGGGTATCAAAATTAGTAACTTTGCTTGAAGATCCTGTCTTAAGAAATGGCATGGTAAATAATGCCCATGACAATATTCTTAAAAATTATAGCTTAAATTCACGTGTTGAACAGTGGGATAATCTTTTTGAAAGATTAATCAATGATTAA
- a CDS encoding glycosyltransferase family 2 protein, with translation MSYKVTVIIPTYNSVDFLDETIDSIKNQTIGFENIELILVDDYSTDNTQEMIDEYCRKYENIKTYESGKKTGTPGRARNIAMKHAQADYIMFIDHDDKYSETCVENLYTAITENSADVAIGKFQNFGENNIVTEHWITENVILNSIDENLLFLSINGIWRMIFPKEFLKKHDITFPEGVFAEDLTFMIDVFVNSNKIVFINDIVYKFRLRTGENSSTSLSKGMHYLNGLIEGYKNTVEVLKKNNAMKYYDTVFNQHLTCWLSDVALSETISSDDKKMLIDKSVPFFKKMNNISPFPPNDTLKDIIYDISDENMEVAYEKVENYNIYTNQIHLLELEIENQRNRIANLQTTKGWFKYKTNNIKERLINKFNH, from the coding sequence ATGTCTTATAAGGTTACTGTTATAATTCCAACATATAATAGTGTTGATTTTTTAGATGAAACAATTGATTCTATTAAAAATCAGACAATTGGATTTGAAAATATTGAATTAATATTAGTTGATGACTATTCAACTGATAATACACAGGAAATGATTGATGAATATTGTAGAAAATATGAAAATATTAAAACATATGAATCAGGTAAAAAAACAGGAACCCCTGGAAGAGCAAGAAATATAGCTATGAAACATGCACAAGCAGATTATATTATGTTTATAGACCACGACGATAAGTATTCAGAAACTTGTGTAGAAAATTTATATACTGCAATAACAGAAAACTCTGCAGATGTAGCTATTGGTAAATTTCAAAATTTTGGAGAAAACAACATTGTAACTGAGCATTGGATTACAGAAAATGTTATTTTAAATTCAATTGATGAAAATCTATTATTTTTATCAATAAACGGAATTTGGAGAATGATTTTCCCTAAAGAATTCCTTAAAAAACACGATATAACCTTCCCTGAAGGAGTTTTTGCTGAAGATTTAACTTTTATGATTGATGTTTTTGTAAATTCAAATAAAATTGTTTTTATTAATGATATTGTTTATAAATTTAGGTTAAGAACTGGTGAAAATAGTTCAACAAGTTTATCAAAGGGGATGCACTATTTAAATGGATTAATTGAAGGTTACAAAAATACAGTAGAGGTTCTAAAGAAAAATAATGCTATGAAATATTATGATACTGTTTTTAACCAGCATTTAACCTGTTGGCTTAGTGATGTTGCTTTAAGTGAAACAATAAGTTCTGATGATAAAAAAATGTTAATAGACAAATCAGTTCCATTTTTTAAAAAGATGAATAATATTTCACCATTTCCTCCAAATGACACCCTTAAAGACATAATTTATGACATTTCAGATGAAAATATGGAAGTTGCTTATGAAAAAGTAGAAAACTACAATATCTACACAAACCAAATACATCTTTTAGAATTAGAAATAGAAAACCAAAGAAACAGAATAGCTAACTTACAAACAACTAAAGGATGGTTTAAATACAAAACAAACAATATAAAAGAAAGATTAATAAATAAATTTAATCATTGA
- a CDS encoding glycosyltransferase family 2 protein, translated as MYELSVVIPIYNVEKYVAQCLDSIVNQSIGIENIEVIIVNDATPDNSMEIVEKYASKYSSIKIINNEENLGLGESRNRGLNEVTSDYVTFVDSDDFLSENVYEDSLKKIKSSNSDLLIYNWEFYREDGEIEPFSIHKPHFKEDMIIEDFRQYPDFIFMTSAWNKIYHKKLFQYLKFPKSKYEDNGVTIETFINANQIYFNNEVTYFYRKNKDSITQVITMSNVEGLVGSINTLNELILKYPDYEMSITSLIIKFVDDILFWLCDYEWFVDEELKAINLLQSVTYDITNENLDFFNENIPFSLLFEGDIRSLNKYDDETFLAKFKYNRLPKVNSIANLYVDAGEGFNEDNKIAINYRLSRENLLSFDLKNFKNIHSLRFDPIEGAFSKVKILDISPDLKILSSNSENGINEEYQLFTTLDPSYIIEAKDVDEIRIRFKLSILNDEELSSLFVDKNNLINDLNNQKEETKKKKGLFGFMR; from the coding sequence ATGTATGAATTAAGTGTTGTTATTCCTATTTATAATGTTGAAAAATATGTTGCACAATGTTTGGACTCAATTGTAAATCAATCTATTGGAATTGAAAATATTGAAGTGATTATAGTAAATGATGCAACTCCAGATAATTCTATGGAAATTGTGGAAAAATATGCTTCTAAATATTCTTCTATTAAAATAATTAACAATGAAGAGAATCTTGGATTAGGAGAAAGTAGAAATAGGGGGCTTAATGAAGTTACTTCTGATTATGTTACTTTTGTAGATAGTGATGACTTTTTATCTGAAAATGTCTATGAAGATTCTCTTAAAAAAATTAAATCATCAAATTCAGATTTATTAATTTATAATTGGGAATTTTATCGTGAAGATGGTGAAATTGAACCATTTTCAATACATAAACCTCATTTTAAAGAGGATATGATAATTGAAGATTTTAGGCAGTATCCTGATTTTATTTTTATGACTTCTGCATGGAATAAGATATATCATAAGAAGTTATTCCAATATCTCAAGTTTCCAAAATCTAAATATGAGGATAATGGTGTAACAATTGAAACTTTTATAAATGCAAATCAAATTTACTTTAATAATGAAGTTACTTATTTTTATAGAAAAAATAAGGATTCTATAACTCAAGTAATAACAATGAGCAATGTTGAAGGGTTAGTAGGTTCTATTAATACTTTAAATGAGTTAATTTTAAAATATCCTGATTATGAAATGAGTATAACTTCTTTGATTATAAAATTTGTAGATGATATTCTATTTTGGCTTTGTGATTATGAATGGTTTGTTGATGAAGAATTAAAAGCTATTAACTTGTTACAGTCAGTTACATATGATATTACAAATGAAAATCTGGATTTTTTCAATGAAAATATTCCTTTTTCACTTTTGTTTGAAGGAGATATAAGAAGCTTAAATAAATATGATGATGAAACATTTTTAGCTAAATTTAAGTATAATAGATTGCCTAAGGTTAATTCAATAGCTAACTTATATGTTGATGCTGGAGAAGGCTTTAATGAGGATAATAAGATAGCTATTAACTATAGATTATCCCGTGAGAATTTATTGTCATTTGACTTAAAAAATTTTAAAAATATACATTCTTTGAGATTTGATCCAATTGAAGGCGCTTTTTCAAAAGTTAAAATTCTAGATATTTCTCCAGATTTGAAAATATTGTCTTCAAATAGTGAAAATGGTATTAATGAAGAGTATCAGCTATTCACAACTCTGGATCCTTCTTATATTATTGAAGCAAAAGATGTTGATGAAATCAGAATCAGATTTAAATTATCCATCTTGAATGATGAAGAATTAAGTAGCTTATTTGTAGATAAAAATAATTTGATTAATGATTTAAATAATCAAAAAGAAGAAACTAAGAAGAAAAAAGGATTATTTGGTTTTATGAGATAA
- a CDS encoding glycosyltransferase family 2 protein encodes MSNNIFKFLIKDKFNFKAALKNFKFYSEIKNSGFFDESFYRKTYSEYLKNEDPLTHYLTEGYKLGFLPSLNFDSDAYLDTYPQVRNAGINPLLHYIAHGQYEDKLVQSAYPIRRKEEILETNLMFLNNYKFENEPLVSIIILNLNGLSHLKRLFKDFDKKTNYSNYEIIVVDNGSSDESVKYLKDLKEELPIRIIENSENVSFSKGNNDAAEIANGEYLLLLNNDIEPTYGWLNEMMGAMLRNEKVGAVGAKLVFPYYYLDKNKSYKIQHSGDIFAERMTPCCLYAKNNSNPDLDLFDSHLNGTNKCIAVTGAVMLVKKDVYMDLGGLSEDYNYGLEDVDFCLNLHKNGFNTYYCGSALLFHHESSTRVKNKDYFDNDKKNYNVFWNRWGSYLSKHLLLDKIHNEKFFSVKDLKIVFINDNPNFDKPVSEMVKAYSELGYEVTVISNIEDKYLGNSTDVVISLVDEYDFNEVIARDDVVKVRLHIDSTMPQASIVSSDSVKDDDVFLLDSESPVGFALDIIDHIEYSLVSCDGFLWD; translated from the coding sequence ATGTCAAATAATATTTTTAAATTTCTAATTAAAGATAAATTTAACTTTAAAGCTGCTTTAAAGAATTTTAAATTTTATTCAGAAATTAAAAACTCAGGTTTTTTTGACGAATCATTTTATAGAAAAACCTATTCTGAATATTTGAAAAATGAAGATCCATTGACTCATTATTTAACTGAAGGATATAAATTAGGTTTTTTACCTAGCCTAAATTTTGATAGTGATGCATATCTAGATACTTATCCTCAGGTTAGAAATGCAGGTATTAATCCGCTTCTTCACTATATTGCTCATGGCCAGTATGAGGATAAGCTAGTTCAAAGTGCATATCCTATCAGAAGAAAAGAAGAGATTTTAGAAACCAATCTAATGTTTTTAAATAATTATAAATTTGAAAATGAACCTTTAGTGTCAATTATCATTCTAAATCTAAATGGCCTGTCTCATTTAAAACGTTTATTTAAAGATTTTGATAAGAAAACTAATTATTCCAATTATGAAATCATTGTTGTTGATAATGGGTCTAGTGATGAATCTGTTAAATATTTAAAGGATTTAAAAGAAGAATTGCCTATTAGAATTATTGAAAATTCTGAAAATGTATCTTTTTCTAAAGGAAATAATGATGCTGCTGAAATAGCTAATGGAGAATACTTGCTTTTATTAAATAATGATATAGAACCTACTTATGGCTGGTTAAATGAGATGATGGGAGCAATGCTTCGCAATGAAAAAGTAGGTGCTGTAGGTGCTAAACTTGTTTTCCCTTATTATTATTTAGATAAAAATAAATCCTATAAAATTCAGCACAGTGGTGATATATTTGCTGAAAGAATGACTCCTTGCTGTTTATATGCAAAAAACAATTCAAATCCTGATTTAGATTTATTTGATTCTCATCTTAATGGAACTAATAAGTGCATTGCAGTAACAGGTGCAGTAATGCTTGTTAAAAAGGATGTTTATATGGATTTGGGAGGACTTAGCGAAGATTATAACTATGGTTTGGAGGATGTTGATTTTTGTTTAAATCTTCATAAAAATGGTTTTAACACTTACTACTGTGGTTCTGCTTTATTGTTCCATCATGAATCAAGCACTAGGGTTAAAAATAAAGATTACTTTGATAATGATAAAAAGAATTACAATGTATTCTGGAATAGGTGGGGTAGCTATCTATCAAAACACCTTCTCCTAGACAAGATTCATAATGAGAAATTCTTCTCAGTGAAAGATTTGAAAATTGTTTTTATTAATGACAATCCTAATTTTGACAAGCCCGTTTCTGAGATGGTGAAAGCTTACAGTGAATTGGGATATGAAGTTACTGTTATTTCCAATATTGAAGACAAATACCTTGGTAACTCTACAGATGTTGTTATATCTTTAGTTGATGAATATGACTTTAATGAGGTAATAGCTAGGGATGATGTTGTGAAAGTTAGACTCCATATAGATTCGACTATGCCTCAAGCAAGTATCGTAAGTTCAGATTCAGTTAAAGATGATGATGTATTTCTTTTAGATAGTGAAAGCCCTGTAGGGTTTGCTTTAGACATTATTGACCATATTGAGTATAGTTTAGTTTCATGTGATGGATTTTTATGGGATTAA
- a CDS encoding glycosyltransferase family protein: protein MGFKSHPLLFITIKSKGNIKKIKFNRKSFEAIKNLNLISHEDYFKVHSDCLKQNIVPEIHYLYYGVYDEDDIKKTYVNSLFDLEFYRKNYSGDEDPILHYVSKGFFDNNLINQWDCNYINFLDGDLTEQFYKNQKLKIEEELKHNYYITDKKISIPYINSNEEFKTDKIRVGVFINDPFIDLAPCPYIRIHEPFSRLSDSGKYNFFVYGMDSFALMDIEEILKVKQFDIVVVQRILPFLDVLVDKCLQHGIKMVYETDDDLLGVEENSPSFEYVDRVRSSIEKYIDSCDIVTVTTPALAGKFPNKDVCIIRNYYVDSVFQIRDDIKEEGPITLGYYGTLTHTKDLLLIKNAIIKLKKLMKDDYGIDVRFEIIGGFNEGDEVDNSWFEVIDLPPNPMNFANFMSWLSKTVNWDIGVVPLENSNFNKGKSELKYIELSVLGIPGVYSDMEVYNSVVHEPYNGLLAKTEEEWINQIKKLILDKNLRKSIRNNAIDDVVENYSISNRIQKWDMIFNKLIN, encoded by the coding sequence ATGGGTTTTAAATCTCATCCATTACTTTTTATTACTATTAAATCAAAGGGAAACATTAAAAAAATAAAGTTTAATAGAAAATCATTTGAGGCTATAAAAAATTTAAATCTTATTTCTCATGAAGACTATTTTAAGGTTCATTCAGATTGTTTAAAACAGAATATTGTCCCAGAAATCCACTATTTGTACTATGGGGTTTATGATGAAGATGACATTAAAAAAACTTATGTTAACAGTCTTTTTGATTTAGAGTTTTATAGAAAAAACTATTCTGGAGATGAAGACCCGATTTTACATTATGTTTCTAAGGGATTTTTTGACAATAACTTAATCAATCAATGGGACTGTAATTACATTAATTTTTTAGATGGGGATTTAACAGAACAGTTCTATAAAAATCAAAAATTAAAAATTGAAGAAGAATTAAAGCATAACTATTATATAACTGATAAAAAGATTTCCATTCCTTATATTAACTCTAATGAGGAATTTAAAACAGATAAAATAAGAGTAGGAGTTTTTATCAACGATCCTTTTATTGATTTGGCTCCTTGTCCTTATATCAGAATTCATGAACCTTTCAGTCGACTTTCAGACTCTGGAAAATACAATTTCTTTGTGTATGGTATGGATAGCTTTGCATTAATGGATATTGAGGAAATATTGAAAGTTAAACAGTTTGATATTGTTGTTGTTCAAAGAATTTTACCCTTTTTGGATGTTTTAGTTGATAAATGCCTTCAGCATGGTATAAAAATGGTTTATGAAACTGATGATGATTTATTGGGTGTTGAAGAGAACAGCCCTTCTTTTGAATATGTTGATAGAGTTAGAAGCAGTATAGAAAAGTATATTGACAGCTGTGATATTGTTACTGTTACTACTCCTGCACTTGCTGGGAAGTTTCCAAATAAAGATGTTTGTATTATAAGAAACTATTATGTGGATTCTGTATTTCAAATAAGAGATGATATCAAAGAAGAAGGGCCAATTACTTTAGGCTATTATGGGACTTTAACTCATACAAAAGATCTACTGCTAATTAAAAATGCTATAATCAAACTTAAGAAATTAATGAAGGATGATTATGGAATTGATGTTAGATTTGAGATAATTGGTGGTTTTAATGAAGGAGATGAGGTTGATAATAGCTGGTTTGAGGTAATTGATTTGCCTCCAAATCCAATGAATTTTGCCAATTTTATGAGTTGGTTATCTAAAACTGTTAATTGGGATATTGGTGTTGTTCCATTGGAAAATTCTAATTTTAACAAAGGAAAAAGTGAATTAAAATATATTGAGCTTTCTGTTTTGGGGATACCTGGAGTATATAGTGACATGGAAGTTTATAACTCTGTTGTTCATGAACCATATAATGGATTACTGGCTAAAACTGAAGAAGAATGGATTAATCAGATTAAAAAGCTTATATTGGACAAGAATTTAAGAAAAAGTATTCGAAATAATGCTATTGATGATGTTGTTGAAAATTATTCCATTTCTAACAGGATTCAAAAATGGGATATGATTTTTAACAAATTGATAAATTAG
- a CDS encoding glycosyltransferase family 2 protein → MSDISILEFLKKSKFNLKKANYYKEMYSKIMELGLFDEGFYLSSYPHIKNSGMDPLVHYLFYGYKEGKKPTASFDMEGYLKKFPEIEKNNLNPIIHYIENNNEGFIKKSNPFEAKKERILSTNLSFLNNYEFDEEPLVSIIILNRNGLNHLKVLFKDFDKKTNYSNYEIIVVDNASCDHSVEYLYSLKKDLPIEVIENTENVSFSKGNNDAAKIANGEYLLLLNNDIEPTYGWLNEMMGTMLDSENVGAVGAKLIFPYYEDISNQPKSFSIQHASVKFREELTPYIYGPFHENMFNTLIFRNNVNMPKKVISNTAACILIPKSVYAQLDGLDENYFYGYEDIDFAFKLYEAGYDSIFNPQALLFHHESATRVDDERKNQLNYENIMYFFNKWGDLLFKEMLRDKLEGNKFFTNKKLDFSIINTHDENKEFIKGLSKELNEKYNVLIISNLNNKILGPNCDIAISFNPEYEIDKTVSRLNLIKILVLNDLNGEYQKYLDNYDLVLTKDSTIENAIIFESNDGKSFSRELLKIIFDCYIMR, encoded by the coding sequence ATGAGTGATATTTCAATTTTAGAATTCTTGAAAAAATCAAAATTCAATCTGAAAAAAGCTAATTACTATAAAGAAATGTATTCTAAGATTATGGAATTGGGTTTATTTGATGAGGGTTTTTATTTAAGTAGCTATCCTCATATTAAGAATTCTGGAATGGATCCTTTGGTGCATTACTTATTCTATGGTTATAAGGAAGGTAAAAAACCCACTGCTAGTTTTGACATGGAAGGATACTTGAAAAAATTTCCTGAAATTGAAAAAAATAACTTGAATCCTATTATTCATTATATTGAAAACAATAATGAAGGGTTTATTAAAAAATCCAATCCTTTTGAGGCTAAAAAAGAAAGAATATTAAGCACTAATCTCTCTTTTTTAAATAATTACGAATTTGATGAGGAACCTCTTGTTTCAATTATCATTTTAAATAGGAATGGCTTAAACCATTTAAAGGTTTTATTTAAGGATTTCGATAAAAAAACCAATTATTCTAACTATGAAATTATTGTTGTGGATAATGCATCCTGTGACCACTCAGTTGAATATTTATATTCTCTTAAAAAGGATTTGCCTATTGAAGTTATTGAAAATACTGAAAATGTATCTTTTTCTAAAGGAAATAATGATGCTGCTAAAATAGCTAATGGAGAATATTTGCTTTTATTAAATAATGATATAGAGCCAACTTATGGATGGCTTAATGAAATGATGGGAACTATGTTGGATAGTGAGAATGTTGGAGCAGTTGGTGCCAAATTGATATTTCCTTATTATGAAGATATTTCAAATCAGCCTAAATCCTTTTCAATACAGCATGCTTCTGTTAAGTTTAGGGAGGAATTAACTCCTTATATCTATGGGCCTTTTCATGAAAACATGTTCAATACCTTAATTTTTAGAAATAATGTTAATATGCCGAAAAAAGTAATTTCCAATACTGCAGCATGTATTTTAATTCCTAAATCTGTCTATGCTCAGTTAGACGGTTTAGATGAGAATTATTTCTATGGCTATGAAGACATTGATTTTGCATTTAAATTATATGAGGCAGGCTATGACTCAATTTTTAATCCGCAGGCCTTGTTATTCCATCATGAATCTGCTACAAGAGTTGATGATGAGCGCAAAAATCAATTAAATTATGAAAACATAATGTATTTTTTCAATAAATGGGGAGATTTATTGTTTAAAGAGATGTTAAGGGATAAATTGGAAGGAAATAAATTTTTCACTAATAAAAAGTTAGACTTTTCAATTATAAACACTCATGATGAGAATAAAGAATTTATTAAAGGGTTATCCAAGGAATTAAATGAAAAGTACAATGTCTTAATCATTTCTAACTTGAATAATAAGATTTTGGGTCCTAATTGTGATATAGCTATTTCATTTAATCCAGAATATGAAATTGATAAAACTGTATCTAGATTAAATTTAATTAAAATTTTAGTGTTAAATGATTTAAATGGGGAATATCAAAAGTATTTAGATAATTATGATTTAGTTTTAACAAAAGATTCTACAATAGAAAACGCCATTATATTCGAGTCTAATGATGGCAAATCATTTTCAAGGGAATTGTTGAAGATTATATTTGATTGTTATATTATGAGATGA